One segment of Curtobacterium sp. MR_MD2014 DNA contains the following:
- a CDS encoding isoprenyl transferase, which yields MSPRRSASEAVSEGLRPVDWTGEQPPAIPAQFVPEHVAIVMDGNGRWANQRGLTRVEGHKAGEASLLDVVAGAIQIGVKHVSAYAFSTENWKRSPDEVRFLMGFNREVIHRRRDQLHAWGVRVRWAGRRPRLWRSVVDELQTAERMTADNDVCTLTMCVNYGGRNEIVDAVRGMAEDVAAGRMKPSQVTEKALAKRLYVPELPDVDLFLRSSGEQRTSNFMLWQSAYAEMVFLDQLWPDFRRTDLWGAIEEYARRDRRYGGAVDAPTA from the coding sequence ATGAGCCCACGCCGGTCCGCGTCCGAAGCCGTGTCCGAGGGACTGCGACCCGTCGACTGGACGGGGGAGCAGCCGCCGGCGATCCCGGCGCAGTTCGTCCCGGAGCACGTGGCGATCGTCATGGACGGCAACGGCCGCTGGGCGAACCAGCGTGGCCTGACGCGGGTCGAGGGGCACAAGGCCGGCGAGGCCTCGCTGCTCGACGTCGTCGCGGGCGCGATCCAGATCGGCGTCAAGCACGTGTCGGCGTACGCGTTCTCGACCGAGAACTGGAAGCGGTCGCCGGACGAGGTCCGCTTCCTGATGGGCTTCAACCGCGAGGTCATCCATCGCCGTCGCGACCAGCTGCACGCGTGGGGTGTCCGGGTGCGGTGGGCGGGCCGGCGACCCCGGCTCTGGCGGAGCGTCGTCGACGAGCTGCAGACCGCGGAGCGGATGACCGCCGACAACGACGTCTGCACCCTCACGATGTGCGTCAACTACGGCGGGCGGAACGAGATCGTCGACGCGGTCCGGGGCATGGCCGAGGACGTCGCCGCCGGTCGGATGAAGCCGAGCCAGGTGACGGAGAAGGCCCTGGCCAAGCGGCTCTACGTGCCCGAGCTGCCCGACGTGGACCTGTTCCTGCGGAGCTCGGGCGAGCAGCGGACGTCGAACTTCATGCTGTGGCAGTCCGCGTACGCGGAGATGGTGTTCCTCGACCAGCTCTGGCCGGACTTCCGCCGCACCGACCTGTGGGGAGCGATCGAGGAGTACGCGCGCCGCGACCGACGCTACGGCGGCGCGGTGGACGCACCGACCGCCTGA
- a CDS encoding aminotransferase class V-fold PLP-dependent enzyme, whose protein sequence is MDSFVDGSGYLAACTAGLPTLGTLAAQRADLDAWSRAATSPATYGALVEEGRALFAGIVGVDAARVATGSQTSAMVALVAASLPDGAEVVVPDGDFSSIVFPFLVQAHRGVTVRSVPLERLADAVRPGTALVAWSAVQSATGVVTDPAPVLDAARAAGALTLCDLTQAAGVLPVSAAPFDVTVTHAYKWLCAPRGVAFATFSDAALERVRPVQAGWYAGADVWSSCYGPTMQLADDARRFDVSPAWQAWPGAVAALRHLASVDAGSAWRHATGRTDRLADALGTPRSGQAITTFPDPDGSALRALTAAGVTASGRAGRLRLAFHLWNDDADVDRVVAVLGAVEGFRPAG, encoded by the coding sequence ATGGACTCCTTCGTCGACGGATCGGGCTACCTCGCCGCCTGCACCGCCGGGCTCCCCACGCTCGGCACCCTGGCCGCACAGCGGGCGGACCTCGACGCGTGGTCGCGCGCCGCGACCTCGCCCGCGACGTACGGCGCCCTGGTCGAGGAGGGCCGTGCGCTCTTCGCGGGCATCGTCGGCGTGGACGCCGCACGGGTGGCGACGGGGTCGCAGACCTCGGCGATGGTGGCACTCGTCGCTGCGTCACTGCCGGACGGTGCCGAGGTCGTCGTCCCCGACGGCGACTTCTCGTCGATCGTCTTCCCGTTCCTCGTGCAGGCGCACCGCGGCGTCACGGTCCGCAGTGTCCCGCTCGAGCGACTCGCCGACGCCGTCCGCCCGGGCACCGCGCTCGTCGCCTGGTCCGCCGTGCAGTCCGCCACCGGCGTGGTGACCGACCCCGCCCCGGTCCTCGACGCGGCGCGCGCCGCCGGTGCCCTCACCCTCTGCGACCTCACCCAGGCCGCGGGCGTCCTGCCGGTGTCCGCCGCGCCGTTCGACGTCACGGTCACGCACGCCTACAAGTGGTTGTGCGCACCGCGCGGCGTCGCCTTCGCGACGTTCTCCGATGCGGCGCTGGAGCGCGTCCGCCCCGTGCAGGCCGGCTGGTACGCGGGAGCGGACGTCTGGTCCTCGTGCTACGGCCCGACCATGCAGCTCGCCGACGACGCCCGCCGTTTCGACGTGTCCCCGGCATGGCAGGCGTGGCCGGGGGCGGTCGCCGCCCTGCGACACCTCGCGTCCGTCGACGCCGGTTCGGCCTGGAGGCACGCGACCGGTCGCACGGACCGGCTCGCCGACGCGCTCGGGACGCCCCGGTCCGGTCAGGCGATCACGACCTTCCCCGACCCGGACGGGTCGGCCCTCCGCGCCCTGACCGCGGCGGGGGTCACGGCGAGCGGACGGGCGGGCCGGCTGCGCCTGGCCTTCCACCTGTGGAACGACGACGCCGACGTCGACCGGGTCGTCGCGGTGCTGGGCGCGGTGGAGGGGTTCCGTCCCGCGGGGTGA
- a CDS encoding DsbA family oxidoreductase, producing the protein MNESVKVDVWSDIACPWCYIGKRKFEAGVAAFASSPEAQPVEVEYHSFELSPDTPVDFEGTEAEFLSQHKGLPVQQAQQMIDQVAGIASSVGLHYDYDALRHTNTVKAHQVIHLAKQHGKQLEMVERLFTAYFERGEHVGQDESLADLGASIGLDRDEVLATLRDDAQLAAVRADQAQAQAFGINGVPFFVIDGKYGVSGAQDPAAFEQVLRQVVALRDVTPEELAAQQQRAADDATADAEATR; encoded by the coding sequence GTGAACGAGTCTGTGAAGGTCGATGTCTGGTCGGACATCGCATGCCCCTGGTGCTACATCGGCAAGCGGAAGTTCGAGGCCGGCGTCGCCGCGTTCGCCTCCTCGCCCGAGGCCCAGCCGGTCGAGGTCGAGTACCACTCGTTCGAGCTGAGCCCGGACACCCCGGTCGACTTCGAGGGCACCGAGGCCGAGTTCCTCTCGCAGCACAAGGGCCTGCCGGTGCAGCAGGCACAGCAGATGATCGACCAGGTCGCCGGCATCGCCTCGTCCGTCGGGCTGCACTACGACTACGACGCACTGCGCCACACGAACACCGTCAAGGCGCACCAGGTCATCCACCTGGCGAAGCAGCACGGCAAGCAGCTCGAGATGGTCGAGCGCCTCTTCACCGCGTACTTCGAGCGCGGCGAGCACGTCGGACAGGACGAGTCCCTGGCCGACCTCGGCGCCTCGATCGGTCTGGACCGCGACGAGGTCCTGGCGACCCTGCGCGACGACGCCCAGCTCGCCGCCGTCCGGGCCGACCAGGCCCAGGCGCAGGCGTTCGGGATCAACGGCGTCCCGTTCTTCGTCATCGACGGCAAGTACGGCGTCTCCGGCGCACAGGACCCGGCGGCGTTCGAGCAGGTGCTCCGCCAGGTCGTCGCGCTCCGCGACGTGACGCCCGAGGAGCTCGCGGCGCAGCAGCAGCGTGCCGCGGACGACGCGACCGCGGACGCGGAGGCGACCCGGTGA
- a CDS encoding glycine--tRNA ligase: MAPSSRLDSVIALAKGRGFVFQSGEIYGGSRSAWDYGPLGVELKENIKRQWWQRFVRGRGDMVGLDSAVILPRKVWEASGHVATFTDPLVECLHCHHRFREDHLLEAFEAKKGRAPEGGMAEVPCPNCGTRGEWTEPREFSGMLKTYLGPVESEEGLNFLRPETAQGIFVDFAQVVTTSRMKPPFGIGQVGKAFRNEITPGNFIFRTREFEQMEIEYFVPPADVDTHYEQWIADAVAFFTDLGIDPENLRRFDVPDGERAHYSDATADIEYRFGFAGSEWGELMGVANRTDFDLNNHIESSGKDLRFFDQAANEKYVPYVIEPSFGLTRALMAFLLDAYHEDEAPNAKGGVDKRTVLRLDPRLAPVKAAVLPLSRNEQLSPVARGLADDLRKHWNVDFDDAGAIGRRYRRHDEIGTPFCITVDFDTLDDKAVTVRERDTMSQERVSLDQLQGYLAQRLLGA; encoded by the coding sequence TTGGCACCGTCCTCCCGTCTCGACAGCGTCATCGCCCTGGCCAAGGGCCGTGGCTTCGTCTTCCAGTCGGGGGAGATCTACGGCGGATCCCGCTCCGCGTGGGACTACGGGCCCCTCGGCGTCGAGCTGAAGGAGAACATCAAGCGCCAGTGGTGGCAGCGGTTCGTCCGCGGCCGCGGCGACATGGTCGGCCTCGACTCCGCCGTGATCCTGCCCCGCAAGGTGTGGGAGGCCTCGGGTCACGTCGCCACCTTCACCGACCCGCTCGTCGAGTGCCTGCACTGCCACCACCGGTTCCGCGAAGACCACCTGCTCGAGGCGTTCGAGGCGAAGAAGGGTCGAGCGCCCGAGGGCGGCATGGCCGAGGTGCCGTGCCCGAACTGCGGCACCCGGGGCGAGTGGACCGAGCCGCGCGAGTTCTCCGGCATGCTCAAGACCTACCTCGGCCCGGTCGAGTCCGAGGAAGGGCTGAACTTCCTCCGCCCGGAGACGGCGCAGGGCATCTTCGTCGACTTCGCGCAGGTCGTCACGACGAGCCGCATGAAGCCCCCGTTCGGCATCGGCCAGGTCGGCAAGGCGTTCCGCAACGAGATCACGCCCGGCAACTTCATCTTCCGCACGCGCGAGTTCGAGCAGATGGAGATCGAGTACTTCGTGCCGCCGGCCGACGTCGACACCCACTACGAGCAGTGGATCGCCGACGCGGTGGCGTTCTTCACCGACCTCGGCATCGACCCCGAGAACCTGCGACGCTTCGACGTGCCCGACGGCGAGCGCGCGCACTACTCGGACGCCACCGCGGACATCGAGTACCGCTTCGGGTTCGCCGGCTCCGAGTGGGGCGAGCTCATGGGCGTCGCGAACCGCACCGACTTCGACCTGAACAACCACATCGAGTCGTCGGGCAAGGACCTGCGCTTCTTCGACCAGGCCGCGAACGAGAAGTACGTGCCGTACGTCATCGAGCCGTCGTTCGGGCTCACCCGTGCGCTCATGGCGTTCCTGCTCGACGCGTACCACGAGGACGAGGCCCCGAACGCGAAGGGCGGCGTCGACAAGCGCACCGTCCTGCGCCTCGACCCGCGGCTGGCGCCGGTCAAGGCCGCGGTGCTCCCGCTGTCCCGCAACGAGCAGCTGTCGCCGGTGGCGCGCGGGCTCGCCGACGACCTGCGGAAGCACTGGAACGTCGACTTCGACGACGCCGGCGCGATCGGTCGTCGCTACCGTCGCCACGACGAGATCGGCACGCCGTTCTGCATCACGGTCGACTTCGACACGCTCGACGACAAGGCGGTCACGGTGCGTGAGCGCGACACCATGTCGCAGGAGCGCGTCTCGCTCGACCAGCTGCAGGGCTACCTGGCGCAGCGCCTCCTCGGCGCGTAG
- a CDS encoding ABC transporter ATP-binding protein: MTTNHTPIIRLDHVSKHHGDAARRVTALDDVSVDIGAGEFTAVMGPSGSGKSTLMHVAAGLDAVSTGRVTIDGVDITGLGDRELTELRRRRLGFVFQSFNLVPTLDVRENIRLPFLLGGHQPSRDESAWIDRLVDLLGLGDRLTHRPHQLSGGQQQRVAIARALASRPAVVVADEPTGALDSRTGRDVLAILRGAVQEWGQSVVMVTHDPTAAANADRILFLADGRIVDDRPSMTAAEISATMLGMEAAA; the protein is encoded by the coding sequence ATGACCACCAACCACACCCCGATCATCCGGCTCGACCACGTGTCCAAGCACCACGGCGACGCCGCCCGCCGCGTCACCGCGCTCGACGACGTCAGCGTCGACATCGGGGCGGGGGAGTTCACCGCCGTGATGGGGCCGTCGGGCTCCGGCAAGTCGACGCTCATGCACGTCGCCGCGGGGCTCGACGCGGTGAGCACCGGGCGGGTCACGATCGACGGGGTCGACATCACCGGCCTCGGGGACCGCGAGCTCACCGAACTGCGCCGTCGCCGGCTCGGGTTCGTGTTCCAGTCCTTCAACCTCGTCCCGACGCTCGACGTGCGGGAGAACATCCGGCTGCCGTTCCTGCTCGGTGGGCACCAGCCGAGCCGGGACGAGTCGGCGTGGATCGACCGGCTCGTCGACCTGCTCGGCCTGGGTGACCGTCTGACCCACCGGCCGCACCAACTCTCCGGCGGACAGCAGCAGCGCGTCGCGATCGCGCGTGCGCTCGCGTCGCGTCCCGCCGTGGTGGTCGCGGACGAGCCGACGGGCGCCCTCGACTCGCGCACCGGGCGTGACGTCCTCGCGATCCTCCGCGGCGCCGTGCAGGAGTGGGGGCAGAGCGTCGTCATGGTCACGCACGACCCGACGGCCGCCGCGAACGCGGACCGCATCCTCTTCCTCGCCGACGGGCGGATCGTGGACGACCGCCCGTCGATGACCGCCGCCGAGATCTCGGCGACGATGCTCGGGATGGAGGCAGCCGCGTGA
- a CDS encoding aminoacyl-tRNA deacylase, giving the protein MTDSAIARFDADAAARGLAVDVVQRPAADSLEGAAALLGIDPSDIVKTLVVKRHDGGFLLALVPGGRSIAWKKLRTVVGVNKLSMPDAATALEASGYERGTITPIGATGDLPVYADERVLGRRIALGAGRHGASAFVDGDALVAAYDATVADITDEEPVR; this is encoded by the coding sequence ATGACCGACTCCGCGATCGCCCGGTTCGACGCCGACGCCGCCGCCCGAGGGCTCGCGGTGGACGTCGTCCAGCGCCCCGCCGCCGACTCCCTCGAGGGTGCCGCCGCCCTGCTCGGCATCGACCCGAGCGACATCGTGAAGACGCTCGTCGTCAAGCGTCACGACGGTGGCTTCCTGCTCGCGCTGGTGCCGGGCGGCCGCAGCATCGCCTGGAAGAAGCTCCGCACCGTCGTCGGCGTCAACAAGCTGTCGATGCCCGACGCAGCGACCGCGCTCGAGGCCTCGGGCTACGAGCGCGGCACGATCACGCCGATCGGCGCGACCGGCGACCTGCCGGTGTACGCCGACGAACGCGTCCTGGGCCGCCGCATCGCGCTCGGTGCCGGCCGGCACGGCGCGAGTGCCTTCGTCGACGGCGACGCGCTCGTCGCCGCCTACGACGCGACCGTCGCCGACATCACCGATGAGGAGCCCGTCCGCTAG
- a CDS encoding LysR family transcriptional regulator: protein MESIEPQLLRVLLAVRDGGSISRAAAALGYSQPAVSQLLTRAEQRLGHDLVLRGGRGATLTESGRVLADHALHVEAALAAAREDLDAVGGLARGRVRLAGFPSASSTLVPPVLAALATDSPGVVTSYVEAEPPEAVELLRRGEVDVALTFSHALQDDSANDPTLTTRVLGRDPLALVTAAGAVPPGDRAADLAAFRDARWIGGCPRCRGHLLASCAASGFTPEIVLETDNAAAVVGLVAAGLGVALLPRLALSTTVVPSGVAVTPADDALARRVEVVVARGADRVPSVRAALEAVRGVAHLLT, encoded by the coding sequence GTGGAGTCCATCGAACCGCAGCTGCTCCGGGTCCTGCTCGCCGTGCGTGACGGCGGGTCGATCAGCCGTGCGGCCGCGGCGCTCGGCTACAGCCAGCCCGCCGTCAGCCAGTTGCTCACACGCGCCGAACAGCGGCTCGGGCACGACCTCGTGCTCCGCGGCGGCCGCGGTGCGACCCTGACGGAGTCCGGGCGCGTCCTCGCCGACCACGCCCTGCACGTCGAGGCGGCCCTGGCCGCAGCACGAGAGGACCTCGACGCGGTCGGCGGTCTCGCCCGCGGGCGGGTGCGGCTCGCCGGCTTCCCGAGCGCGTCGTCGACCCTCGTGCCCCCGGTGCTCGCGGCGCTGGCGACGGACAGCCCCGGGGTGGTGACGTCGTACGTCGAGGCCGAGCCCCCCGAGGCCGTCGAACTGCTCCGGCGCGGCGAGGTCGACGTCGCCCTGACCTTCTCGCATGCACTGCAGGACGACTCCGCGAACGATCCGACCCTGACCACGCGCGTGCTCGGGCGCGATCCGCTCGCGCTCGTCACCGCCGCGGGTGCGGTGCCGCCCGGGGACCGGGCAGCCGACCTCGCCGCGTTCCGGGACGCCCGGTGGATCGGCGGTTGTCCGCGGTGCCGTGGGCACCTGCTCGCGTCGTGCGCGGCGTCCGGGTTCACGCCGGAGATCGTGCTCGAGACCGACAACGCCGCGGCGGTCGTCGGGCTGGTCGCGGCCGGACTCGGCGTCGCCCTGCTGCCCCGGCTGGCGCTGTCGACCACCGTCGTACCGTCCGGTGTGGCGGTCACGCCGGCCGACGACGCGCTGGCACGACGGGTCGAGGTCGTGGTCGCCCGCGGCGCGGACCGCGTGCCGAGCGTGCGGGCGGCGCTGGAGGCGGTCCGTGGGGTGGCGCACCTGCTCACGTGA
- the leuA gene encoding 2-isopropylmalate synthase, translating into MQNTQRPSGMPIHKYVPFHEQIRVDLPDRTWPTKRIDRAPRWCAVDLRDGNQALIDPMDSERKRAMFDLLVRMGYKEIEVGFPSASQTDFDFVRSLIEDGAIPDDVTIQVLTQAREHLIDRTYEAIDGAKQAIVHLYNSTSIVQREVVFRTDVQGVVDIAVAGARMCNAAEARLQHGTQVFYEYSPESYTGTELEVAAQICNAVLEVFEPTPDRKVIINLPATVEMATPNVYADSIEWMSRNLDHREDVILSLHPHNDRGTAVAAAELGYMAGADRIEGCLFGNGERTGNVDLVALGMNLFTQGIDPEVDFSDIDQVKRTVEYCNQLPVPERQPWAGDLVYTAFSGSHQDAINKGFEAMQAKASAAGKSVDDIAWAVPYLPVDPKDIGRSYEAVIRVNSQSGKGGVAYLLKTDHAIDLPRKLQIEFSGVVQQRTDTEGGEFSSDRIWDLFRDEYLPADDESDKWGRYEITKTATSSDFDGTTELHVAMRVDEGSVAADAVGTGPVDAFLTVMREQGVAVTLYDYSEHTMSASGDAKAAAYVELDVDGTRLWGVGIDADIATASLKAIVSAVNRAVRAGAATGTPELVTA; encoded by the coding sequence ATGCAGAACACCCAGCGCCCCTCCGGGATGCCGATCCACAAGTACGTTCCCTTCCACGAGCAGATCCGCGTCGACCTGCCCGACCGCACCTGGCCGACGAAGCGCATCGACCGGGCGCCTCGGTGGTGCGCCGTGGACCTCCGCGACGGCAACCAGGCCCTGATCGACCCGATGGACTCCGAGCGCAAGCGGGCCATGTTCGACCTGCTCGTCCGGATGGGCTACAAGGAGATCGAGGTCGGCTTCCCGAGCGCATCGCAGACCGACTTCGACTTCGTCCGGTCGCTCATCGAGGACGGCGCGATCCCGGACGACGTCACGATCCAGGTGCTGACCCAGGCGCGTGAGCACCTCATCGACCGCACGTACGAGGCGATCGACGGGGCGAAGCAGGCCATCGTGCACCTCTACAACTCGACGTCCATCGTCCAGCGCGAGGTCGTCTTCCGCACCGACGTGCAGGGCGTCGTCGACATCGCCGTCGCGGGCGCCCGGATGTGCAACGCGGCCGAGGCCCGGCTGCAGCACGGCACGCAGGTGTTCTACGAGTACTCGCCCGAGTCCTACACGGGCACCGAGCTCGAGGTCGCGGCGCAGATCTGCAACGCCGTGCTGGAGGTCTTCGAGCCGACCCCCGACCGCAAGGTGATCATCAACCTCCCGGCGACGGTCGAGATGGCCACGCCCAACGTCTACGCCGACTCGATCGAGTGGATGTCGCGCAACCTCGACCACCGCGAGGACGTCATCCTGTCGCTGCACCCGCACAACGACCGCGGCACCGCCGTCGCCGCCGCCGAGCTCGGCTACATGGCCGGGGCGGACCGCATCGAGGGATGCTTGTTCGGCAACGGCGAGCGCACCGGCAACGTGGACCTCGTCGCCCTCGGCATGAACCTGTTCACGCAGGGCATCGACCCCGAGGTCGACTTCTCGGACATCGACCAGGTCAAGCGCACCGTCGAGTACTGCAACCAGCTGCCGGTGCCCGAGCGGCAGCCCTGGGCCGGCGACCTGGTCTACACGGCGTTCAGCGGTTCGCACCAGGACGCCATCAACAAGGGCTTCGAGGCGATGCAGGCCAAGGCCTCCGCCGCGGGGAAGTCCGTCGACGACATCGCCTGGGCGGTGCCGTACCTGCCCGTCGACCCGAAGGACATCGGCCGCTCGTACGAGGCCGTCATCCGCGTCAACTCGCAGTCCGGCAAGGGCGGCGTCGCGTACCTGCTCAAGACCGACCACGCGATCGACCTGCCCCGCAAGCTGCAGATCGAGTTCTCCGGCGTGGTGCAGCAGCGCACCGACACCGAGGGCGGTGAGTTCTCGTCCGACCGGATCTGGGACCTGTTCCGCGACGAGTACCTGCCGGCCGACGACGAGTCGGACAAGTGGGGCCGGTACGAGATCACGAAGACGGCGACGTCGAGCGACTTCGACGGCACCACGGAGCTCCACGTCGCGATGCGTGTCGACGAGGGGTCCGTCGCCGCCGATGCAGTCGGCACCGGTCCGGTCGACGCGTTCCTCACCGTCATGCGGGAGCAGGGCGTCGCGGTCACGCTGTACGACTACTCCGAGCACACGATGAGCGCCTCGGGTGACGCGAAGGCCGCCGCCTACGTCGAGCTCGACGTGGACGGCACCCGGCTGTGGGGCGTCGGGATCGACGCCGACATCGCGACCGCCTCGCTCAAGGCGATCGTCTCCGCGGTGAACCGGGCCGTGCGCGCCGGGGCCGCGACCGGGACGCCGGAGCTGGTCACGGCGTAG
- a CDS encoding ABC transporter permease codes for MTGLRTFAPTVLVAALGTTFGSALVIAPGIVTQAMAAAGLDDLAPVRAILSVVGWLFLGIALYVGAIVTANTCATIIAGQTRMIALQRLIGATGATLRARTTRTGLVVGAVGGAVGTVVGTGLSACFVAVLRSTGFLPDTTYTLVPWELVLPLVAVVLATWGAFAVGSRRVLTVTPLQALSSTVEPSHADVRSGRARTVWAVLLMTVGALLMVLGLVLSPATPAAVLPAALGGFVSFAGVAIGATIVMPPVLQLIGRIGSRDPVVLLAGRNAMRAPGRSSRATIGLVIGVTLLVTFAVALGIMQHVVETQMAAMGDGSLPADAVQAQRDFFVQLNAVVSVIVGFSAVIAAVGVVNALALGVLQRRRELGLLRVLGLTGAQVRRMIVTEAVQMVVAAVVTGLVLGTLYGWVGGQTMLGSLGTVVTPVLPPLTVAVVVVGALVLAVVATVAPVRRAMRVSPTEALAVD; via the coding sequence GTGACCGGCCTGCGCACGTTCGCCCCGACGGTCCTCGTCGCAGCCCTCGGCACGACGTTCGGGTCCGCCCTCGTCATCGCTCCCGGCATCGTGACCCAGGCGATGGCTGCCGCGGGTCTCGACGACCTCGCACCCGTCCGGGCGATCCTGTCCGTCGTCGGGTGGCTCTTCCTCGGCATCGCCCTCTACGTCGGTGCGATCGTGACGGCGAACACCTGCGCCACGATCATCGCGGGGCAGACCCGCATGATCGCACTCCAGCGGTTGATCGGGGCGACGGGCGCCACCCTGCGTGCCCGGACGACCCGCACCGGCCTCGTCGTCGGTGCCGTCGGCGGCGCGGTGGGCACCGTCGTCGGCACCGGGCTGTCCGCGTGCTTCGTCGCGGTCCTGCGGAGCACCGGCTTCCTCCCGGACACCACCTACACGCTCGTCCCGTGGGAACTCGTGCTGCCGCTCGTCGCCGTGGTCCTGGCGACCTGGGGCGCGTTCGCGGTCGGGTCCCGCCGGGTGCTGACGGTCACGCCGCTGCAGGCGCTGTCATCGACCGTCGAGCCGAGCCACGCCGACGTCCGGTCGGGCCGGGCGCGGACGGTCTGGGCGGTCCTGCTCATGACGGTCGGTGCGCTGCTGATGGTGCTCGGTCTCGTCCTCAGCCCCGCCACGCCCGCGGCCGTCCTGCCGGCGGCCCTCGGCGGGTTCGTCTCCTTCGCCGGGGTCGCGATCGGCGCGACGATCGTGATGCCCCCGGTCCTGCAGCTCATCGGCCGGATCGGGTCGCGTGACCCGGTCGTCCTGCTCGCCGGTCGCAACGCGATGCGGGCACCGGGACGGTCGTCACGGGCCACCATCGGGCTCGTCATCGGCGTGACCCTGCTCGTCACCTTCGCGGTCGCGCTCGGGATCATGCAGCACGTGGTCGAGACCCAGATGGCGGCGATGGGCGACGGTTCCCTGCCGGCGGACGCGGTCCAGGCGCAGCGGGACTTCTTCGTGCAGCTGAACGCCGTCGTGAGCGTGATCGTCGGGTTCTCCGCGGTGATCGCCGCGGTCGGCGTCGTGAACGCCCTCGCGCTCGGCGTGCTCCAGCGTCGTCGTGAGCTCGGCCTGCTTCGCGTCCTCGGGCTGACCGGGGCGCAGGTCCGACGCATGATCGTGACCGAGGCCGTGCAGATGGTCGTCGCCGCGGTCGTCACCGGACTCGTCCTCGGCACCCTGTACGGCTGGGTCGGCGGGCAGACGATGCTCGGCTCGCTCGGGACGGTCGTCACGCCCGTGCTGCCGCCGCTGACCGTCGCGGTCGTGGTGGTGGGGGCCCTCGTGCTCGCGGTCGTCGCCACGGTCGCACCGGTCCGGCGGGCCATGCGGGTGTCACCGACCGAGGCGCTCGCCGTCGACTGA
- the recO gene encoding DNA repair protein RecO, whose translation MPLYRDECVVLRTHKLGEADRIVTMLSRQHGKIRAVAKGVRRTASKFGSRLEPFMVVDAQFYEGRSLDIVTQAESLGSYGAQIVTDYGAYTAASAMVETADRLSEADAGLQQYLLLVGALRSLSRHEHVVSATLDSYLLRAMSIAGWAPSFGDCAVTGEPGPHTAFVVQLGGVVADRAAPPGTPRLDTDTLGLLGALLAGDWSTVDASDERTRSRASGVVAAYAQWHLERSLRSLPHVDRSEHPAPVAPTPGGVPAAVAATPAPAVPVTSDHEGTPA comes from the coding sequence ATGCCGCTGTACCGGGACGAGTGCGTCGTGCTGCGCACCCACAAGCTCGGCGAGGCCGACCGCATCGTCACCATGCTGAGCCGGCAGCACGGCAAGATCCGGGCGGTGGCCAAGGGGGTACGGCGCACGGCGTCGAAGTTCGGGTCGCGACTCGAGCCGTTCATGGTCGTCGACGCGCAGTTCTACGAGGGTCGGTCGCTCGACATCGTCACCCAGGCCGAGAGCCTCGGCTCGTACGGTGCCCAGATCGTCACCGACTACGGCGCCTACACGGCGGCCAGCGCCATGGTCGAGACGGCGGACCGGTTGAGCGAGGCGGACGCCGGGCTCCAGCAGTACCTGCTGCTCGTCGGTGCCCTGCGCTCACTGTCCAGGCACGAGCACGTCGTCAGCGCCACGCTCGACTCGTACCTGCTCCGGGCGATGAGCATCGCGGGGTGGGCGCCGTCGTTCGGTGACTGTGCGGTGACGGGGGAGCCCGGGCCGCACACCGCCTTCGTCGTGCAGCTCGGCGGGGTGGTGGCGGACCGTGCAGCGCCGCCCGGGACGCCCCGGCTCGACACCGACACGCTCGGCCTGCTCGGGGCACTGCTCGCCGGGGACTGGTCGACCGTCGACGCCTCCGACGAGCGGACGCGGTCGCGGGCCTCCGGCGTGGTGGCGGCCTACGCCCAGTGGCACCTGGAACGATCGCTCCGGTCACTGCCCCACGTGGACCGCAGTGAACACCCCGCTCCGGTCGCACCGACCCCCGGTGGGGTTCCGGCAGCCGTGGCCGCCACCCCGGCGCCCGCCGTGCCCGTCACGTCCGATCACGAAGGAACACCTGCATGA